Proteins from a single region of Mycobacteriales bacterium:
- a CDS encoding DNA-directed RNA polymerase subunit alpha, with protein sequence MLIAQRPTLTEEPIDDSRSRFVIEPLEPGFGYTLGNSLRRTLLSSIPGAAVTSLRIADVLHEFSTVAGVKEDVTDLILNIKNLVVSSEHDEPVVMYLRKQGPGAVTAADIAPPAGVEIHNPDLHIATLNSKGKLEIEFTVERGRGYVSAVQNKQPGQPIGVIPI encoded by the coding sequence TTGCTCATTGCACAGCGCCCCACGTTGACCGAGGAGCCGATCGACGACAGTCGCTCGCGCTTCGTCATCGAGCCGCTCGAGCCGGGCTTCGGCTACACGCTGGGCAACTCGCTGCGTCGTACCTTGCTCTCCTCCATCCCCGGCGCGGCTGTCACGTCGCTGCGGATCGCTGATGTCCTCCACGAGTTCTCGACGGTGGCGGGCGTCAAGGAGGACGTCACCGACCTGATCCTCAACATCAAGAACCTCGTCGTCTCCAGCGAGCACGACGAGCCGGTCGTGATGTACCTGCGCAAGCAGGGTCCCGGCGCGGTCACCGCGGCCGACATCGCGCCGCCGGCCGGTGTCGAGATCCACAACCCGGACCTGCACATCGCCACGCTGAACTCGAAGGGCAAGCTCGAGATCGAGTTCACCGTCGAGCGCGGCCGTGGCTACGTGTCCGCCGTCCAGAACAAGCAGCCGGGCCAGCCGATCGGTGTCATCCCGATCG
- the rpsD gene encoding 30S ribosomal protein S4: MARYTGPDCKRCRREKTKLFLKGSKCESAKCPIEIRPYPPGEHGRGRSKDSEYLLQMREKQKCARIYGVLEKQFRRYYEEANRRPGKTGDNLLQLLERRLDNVVFRAGFAHSRDMARQLVKHGHFLVNGHKVDIPSYLVEENDIIEVRPGSVELTPFVIARAEAGERPVPAWLEVISNRMRILVHSMPARQVIDTQVQEQLIVELYSK, from the coding sequence GGTATACGGGGCCTGATTGCAAACGGTGCCGTCGCGAGAAGACGAAGCTGTTCCTCAAGGGCTCGAAGTGCGAGTCCGCCAAGTGCCCGATCGAGATCCGCCCCTACCCGCCGGGTGAGCACGGGCGTGGCCGAAGCAAGGACAGCGAGTACCTGCTGCAGATGCGTGAGAAGCAGAAGTGCGCCCGCATCTACGGCGTGCTCGAGAAGCAGTTCCGCCGTTACTACGAGGAGGCCAACCGGCGTCCCGGCAAGACCGGCGACAACCTGCTGCAGCTGCTCGAGCGCCGGCTCGACAACGTCGTCTTCCGGGCCGGGTTCGCGCACAGCCGCGACATGGCCCGCCAGCTCGTGAAGCACGGCCACTTCTTGGTCAACGGTCACAAGGTCGACATCCCGAGCTACCTGGTCGAGGAGAACGACATCATCGAGGTTCGGCCGGGCTCGGTCGAGCTCACGCCGTTCGTGATCGCGCGTGCCGAGGCCGGCGAGCGGCCGGTGCCGGCGTGGCTCGAAGTGATCTCGAACCGGATGCGCATCCTCGTGCACTCGATGCCGGCCCGCCAGGTGATCGACACCCAGGTCCAGGAACAACTCATTGTGGAGCTTTACTCGAAGTAG